From Atribacteraceae bacterium, one genomic window encodes:
- a CDS encoding VanW family protein yields MRNVRLLLIVCTTLGILAGALVLGNPFPGDRKNTVLGRSLRGLRSSEIILFLQILEEKWLEKPFSLILDGKTLPIEKQRLGIRFDMPRMRNTIRQSQEGEISLRLLWDEQAVEELLRSIAEQAYRAPVDARMEDSVIIPSQPGRSLNVKKSKSRLKEALSNGFVEIPVEDFNVQQPYRTTEILMVSLGLPHLLASHTTSLAGRNEETLFNIRKASNSISGLILEPGEEFSFNQVVGPAEKEDGYQKGWIVVSGRLVPGYGGGICQVSSTLFNALLQTGAKVLERSPHSGFSETTSYVLPGRDAAVSYGFKDLRFRFSGQRTAILALIQEDSLITEVWGEEENRINRRLETSIVDFLETGQGEGFLYVRTVAYLNEEKEFEYHDRYRICADLAHSLIAKL; encoded by the coding sequence TTGAGGAACGTACGACTTCTCCTTATAGTTTGTACTACACTCGGTATCCTTGCGGGTGCCTTGGTTCTGGGAAACCCCTTTCCCGGGGACCGGAAGAATACGGTTCTTGGCAGGAGTCTGCGGGGTCTCAGATCCTCGGAGATCATCCTCTTCCTTCAAATCCTGGAAGAGAAATGGCTGGAAAAGCCGTTTTCTCTTATTCTGGACGGAAAGACTCTTCCCATCGAGAAACAGCGTCTGGGCATTCGCTTTGATATGCCCCGGATGAGGAATACGATCAGGCAAAGCCAGGAAGGGGAAATTTCCCTCCGTCTTCTTTGGGATGAACAGGCAGTCGAAGAACTTTTACGATCGATTGCCGAACAGGCTTATCGCGCACCGGTCGATGCCCGGATGGAAGACTCTGTGATCATTCCCTCTCAACCGGGGCGATCCCTGAATGTCAAAAAGAGCAAATCCAGGCTTAAGGAGGCACTCAGTAACGGCTTCGTAGAAATACCCGTCGAAGATTTCAACGTCCAACAACCCTACCGAACGACCGAAATCCTGATGGTTTCGCTGGGTCTGCCCCATCTCCTCGCCTCCCACACGACATCACTGGCAGGCCGGAATGAGGAAACGTTATTCAATATCCGCAAGGCCAGCAACAGCATCAGTGGCCTCATTCTGGAGCCGGGAGAGGAGTTTTCCTTTAACCAAGTGGTTGGTCCGGCGGAAAAGGAAGATGGGTATCAAAAAGGGTGGATCGTGGTAAGCGGGAGACTGGTTCCCGGGTACGGAGGGGGCATATGCCAGGTTTCTTCCACACTCTTCAATGCCCTGTTGCAAACCGGCGCTAAGGTTCTCGAACGCTCTCCCCACTCCGGGTTTTCCGAAACAACCTCCTATGTCCTGCCGGGTCGTGATGCGGCGGTGAGCTACGGCTTTAAAGACCTGCGGTTTCGTTTCTCAGGTCAGAGAACCGCCATACTCGCCTTGATCCAAGAGGACTCTCTGATCACCGAAGTATGGGGAGAGGAGGAAAACCGGATAAATCGCCGTTTGGAGACCAGCATTGTTGATTTTCTGGAGACAGGACAAGGTGAGGGCTTCCTCTATGTCCGCACCGTCGCGTACCTGAATGAAGAAAAAGAATTCGAATACCATGACCGTTATCGGATTTGTGCCGACCTTGCCCACTCGTTGATTGCGAAACTCTGA
- the fabZ gene encoding 3-hydroxyacyl-ACP dehydratase FabZ: MEIDVCQIQTILPHRYPFLLIDKILTLEEGRAVGLKNVTMNEWFFQGHFPGRPIMPGVLILESMAQVGATMMMNMKEFAGRIPFLTSLDNVKFRRPVVPGDQLLIEVVLLKMRRQIGKLRGVARVGEAIAVEGEIGFSLVENGEENA, encoded by the coding sequence ATGGAAATAGACGTTTGTCAAATTCAAACGATTCTCCCTCACCGCTACCCCTTTCTCCTTATCGACAAGATACTGACCCTTGAAGAAGGCCGGGCGGTTGGCTTGAAGAACGTGACGATGAATGAATGGTTTTTTCAGGGGCATTTTCCCGGAAGACCGATCATGCCCGGGGTGTTGATCCTGGAAAGCATGGCCCAGGTGGGCGCGACGATGATGATGAACATGAAGGAGTTCGCTGGCCGTATACCCTTTCTGACCTCGCTGGACAACGTCAAGTTTCGCCGGCCGGTGGTACCCGGTGACCAGCTGCTGATCGAGGTAGTACTCTTGAAAATGCGCCGACAGATTGGAAAGCTCAGAGGCGTCGCCCGGGTTGGTGAGGCGATCGCTGTGGAGGGGGAAATTGGCTTTTCCCTGGTTGAAAACGGGGAGGAAAACGCTTGA
- a CDS encoding SurA N-terminal domain-containing protein produces the protein MMRSIRKNLNVILIVVVAAFAATIFYGYGARQPLQPGGAANAAATVNNAAISFNDLNLAFQSVIAQYDQATLSALDENAIVLLRRIVLENLINNELLYQEARSQGVRTTDAEVSTRIDELRTQFPSPEDWNRFLQFQNLDMRTLREAFRRETMIRKLSETLGSDIVIPDDAVRSYYDENRELFTVPARYSLSQITVPTREEADALLTKLYLGRDFSELALENSTDPFRERGGERGWVTETLLPENARETIALQAGQNGGLTEPIEGTDGFTIYKVLEYQPGEETSYEEGQEQIRDFLRREQEQIRINNLLTELRGKSEIVISELLIPEIGEAADRSEDPSVAPEDSEAEILPGDALELRVPETTEPDQQPEALDELGDAPGAPMTEEDRGLDTSTLPE, from the coding sequence ATGATGAGGAGCATTCGCAAAAATCTCAATGTCATCCTGATCGTCGTTGTGGCGGCGTTCGCTGCGACCATTTTTTATGGGTACGGCGCACGTCAACCCCTCCAACCGGGAGGAGCCGCCAATGCGGCCGCCACGGTCAACAACGCTGCGATCAGCTTTAACGATTTAAATTTAGCTTTTCAAAGCGTCATTGCTCAGTATGATCAGGCTACCCTGAGCGCATTAGACGAAAACGCCATCGTTTTATTACGCAGGATAGTCCTGGAAAACTTGATCAACAACGAATTGCTATATCAGGAAGCCCGGTCTCAGGGTGTCCGCACTACCGATGCCGAAGTAAGCACCCGGATCGACGAACTCCGCACGCAATTTCCATCTCCGGAGGATTGGAACCGTTTCCTGCAATTCCAGAACCTGGACATGCGAACGTTGCGGGAGGCTTTCCGAAGAGAAACGATGATCAGGAAACTATCTGAAACCCTGGGAAGCGACATTGTCATTCCCGACGATGCAGTACGATCGTATTACGATGAAAACCGTGAGCTTTTCACCGTACCGGCCCGTTACTCCCTATCCCAAATCACAGTCCCGACCCGGGAAGAAGCGGATGCCTTACTCACCAAGCTGTACCTCGGTCGTGACTTTTCTGAACTGGCCCTGGAGAACTCCACCGACCCCTTCCGGGAACGAGGGGGTGAGCGGGGTTGGGTTACAGAAACTCTCCTTCCGGAGAATGCCCGAGAGACCATCGCCCTACAGGCCGGACAAAACGGCGGCTTGACGGAACCCATAGAAGGGACCGATGGATTTACCATTTATAAGGTACTTGAATACCAGCCCGGAGAAGAAACCTCCTACGAAGAAGGTCAGGAGCAGATTCGCGATTTTCTCAGAAGAGAACAGGAACAGATCCGGATCAATAACCTCCTCACCGAATTGCGGGGGAAGTCGGAAATCGTCATCTCGGAACTGTTAATCCCAGAAATCGGCGAAGCAGCCGATAGATCCGAAGATCCCTCAGTCGCTCCTGAGGATTCCGAGGCTGAAATCCTGCCGGGGGACGCTTTGGAACTAAGGGTACCGGAAACTACCGAACCGGATCAACAGCCCGAGGCGCTCGATGAGCTCGGTGATGCGCCGGGTGCGCCGATGACCGAAGAGGATCGAGGGCTGGACACCTCTACCCTCCCCGAATAA